Genomic window (Chryseobacterium bernardetii):
AAAATCAAAGTTTTGGAGATCCGCTTCTGTTTATTGATAAGCTTTATCCTACCAATGCTGTAAGTTTACAGACTACAGAAGTGGTGAGACTGTCTAAAAACAATTTCATGGAAATGCTTAAAAGCCACCCTGATCTTTCGCTGGAAATGAATATGTGTTTATCGCAAAGATTATATTACAACAGTTTAATGGTCCGGAATATGGCATCGGCAGATCCTGTTCAGCGCCTTAAAGGATTATTGGATTATCTGAAAAGTTATCATGACGGAGACTGCCAGCAGTGTTTTCCTATAGAACTTACCCGTCAGCAAATTGCCGACCTTACCGGATTGAGAGTTGAAACCGTGATCAGAACTGTAAAAAAGATGGTTAGTAATGAAATCATAAAACTGGAGGGACGCAAAATTTTATACTAAAAATTCTAATCCACTTCTGCTATTTTATTGAAAAGTGGGTATACACGCAAAAAAAAGAATACAAATAAACCATTTGAAAACAAAAAAATGACCGGAACTGAAAAGTTCCGGTCAATTATTAAACTAACTTAATTGGTCTTCTTTCTCCATTCTGCCTTCACGTCTTCAGCGGCATCTTTGGTCTTTTCCCATGCTTCATCCGCTTTATCCTTAATATCTTCCCATGCATCAGAAACATTTGACTTTACTCTTTCCAACCAGTCTTCCTGGGTAGCTTCCTGATCATTATCTCTTTTTTCATTGATGTAATCTTTCGCTTTATCTGCTAATTCACTGATCTTCCACTTTGCATTATCAGCTGCATTTTTTAAAGAGTTTTCTGTTTCGTTAACTGCATTTTCCGCTTTGTTGTAATCTGAATTATTCATAATATAATATTTTAGTAATTGGTATATAAATAAACAATGTTTATGCCTAAAAACTGATTTAGGATGTTAAAATTTCTTAAAATCTCAAATTACCCTTGAAAGCTTTATCTTATTTTCTTCTACCCTACTCATATTCAAACAAATAGATATTTTACATCTTAATAGGAAAAATAGATTATTTACTTCCGCAAAGCTTTTTAATCATTCCTTTAAAAATAAACCCATGAAACGGAAGCACCATAAACCAGTACATTCTCCCCCACAGACCTTTTGGACGAAATACAGCTTTCTGCCATAGTTTATTCTTATGAACCTTGAACATCAGCCATGCTTCACCAGGAAGTTTCATTTCAGCCAGCAGGATAAGCCTGCCTTCTCTACGGTCAGCATACAATACTCTCCAGAAATCCAATGCGTCTCCTTCTTTAAGATCCGAAGGATGCCTTCTTCCCCGTCTGAGGCCCGGCCCGCTAAAAAGTTTATCAATAAAGCCTCTTATTTTCCAGAGCCCCTGTCCGTACCACCCATTCTTACCTCCCAACTCAAAGATCCTGTTCACACAAGCTTCCCTGTTGTCATACTCCTCGCTCCTGAGATCTGTAAAACAGCCAAATTTCGGTACATCCTGATATTGTTTTAAGGTTGAATCATTCCGGCTGCTGATGAAACTGTCTTTCCAGCTTGAGATTATTTCATTAGACTGAATTTTTGCCAACGTCCTTTTGAGTGCGGTTTCATAAGAAAACGGCTGTATCTGTGTAATGGATTTAATCCGGGCCAGACTTTCCGGCCTGCAGACAACCTCCACTTTCATACTTCCCACAAGCGCCTTTGCCAGATTATAAGAGGTTGAAGTAATAAAATACAGCCAATAGGAAGAAAGTTTTGGAGTCATCACCGGAAGTGTGAAAATAGTTCTTTTTAATCCTCTTACTTCAGCAAACTTCAGCAACATATCCTTATAGGTAAGAACATCATCACAACCTATATCAAAATCTTTCCGGTAAGCCTGCTCTTTAAATAAAACAAAAATGAGAAAATCCAGAACATTCGCAATTCCTATCGGCTGGCATTTCGTATAAAGCCATTTGGGAGCGATCATCACAGGTAATTTTTCAACAAGATCTCTTATAATTTCAAAAGAAGCACTTCCGGAACCAATAATAATACCTGCTCGAAGAACAGTAACAGGAACTTTACCCTCCATCAGAATTTTTTCAACCTGATACCTTGAGCTTAAATGTTTTGACAGTTGTTTTTCATTAACAAGGCCGGAAAGATAGACGATATGTTTACATTGTGTTCTTTCTATGTATTCAGAAAAATTAGAGGCACATTTCTTTTCGGAATCCTCGTAATCTTCAGCAGTACTCATGGAATGCATGAGGTAATATGCTCCTGAAATATCTTCAGGAATATTCTTTAATGTTTCAGGTTTCAGAAAGTCAACTTCAATAACTTCAATACGCTTATCATCAATATCCATACCGGTTTCAAACCGATTAACATCCCTGCAGCAGCATATCACTTTATATCCCTGTGCGGCAATGACACTGATCATTCTTTTACCAATATATCCGGTAGCACCGGTAAGCAGAATTTTTTCCATGACGACCGAATTTAAATGTAAAGTAAAAAAACTTTATACGCCAGATAAGGCATTATATCTTCTCCAAAAGATGGCCAAAGTATATTTTCTTCTTGGCAAGATAGCTTTCATTCACTTCATTGGAATCAATTTCCAGGGGAATCCGGCTATTGAGAACGATTCCGCTATTCTCTATGGATCTGATCTTATCCGGATTATTGGTCAGCAGATTAATCTCACTGATCTCCAGAATATTGAGCATTTCAACGGCTATATCAAAGTTTCTTCCATCTGCCGGAAGCCCCAGTTTAAGATTGGCTTCAACAGTATCAAATCCTTCTTCCTGAAGTGCATAGGCTCTAAGTTTATTGATAATTCCTATATTTCTTCCTTCCTGTCGGAGATAGATGATGACCCCGCCATTTTCAGACATATATTTCATGGCAGCATCCAACTGTTGTCCACATTCACATTTTTTGGAATGAAAAACTTCTCCTGTTATGCATTCCGAATGAAAACGTACATTTACCGTTCCTGTAAAATCTGTATTTTCTGCCACCCAAACCAAATGTGGACTCCAGTCTTTTTCATTTTCTGAAAATGCATATACAGTAAATATTCCAAAATCTGTAGGTATTTTTGATTGTGCTTGTATTTTGAGCATTTTTTCTGATTTTAAATTACTATAAATCTATTTGTCGAACGGGCTTTTTTTATCCTGCTTCACCCAAATGAGTCTGGAGGTATCATAACCGATCTCCTGAGCTTTGGAGATAAAATTCTGCTTTATATGTTCCGGAATGACTTTCTCACGGGAAAGAATCCACAGATAATCTAAATTTTTGCCAGCAACCAATGCATATTTGTAATCTTCCAGTGCAATTACATTATATCCGGCATAAAAAGGGCCGAAAAAGCTTACTTTCAGTGCAGCCGTATTCCTGTCTCCTCTAAATTTGGCTGTACCATCGGCTGATACCCACTTGTTCTTTTTAAAATTATATCCACTATTGACTACTTTTACACTTCCGTCTTTATTAAGACTATACTGCGCCATTGCGTTATCAAGATCTTTTTCAAACCGATAATCGAATCTGGCTATTTCATACCATGTGCCCAAATAACGGTTGACATCAAAATGGCTGACAGGCTTTGCTTTTTCAGGCATAGAAGAACAGGAGATCACTCCATGTAAAAGTCCGAAGCTTATTAACAGCGTAAATATGATTCTATTTTTCATTTTTAGTTATTTTTTTAAAGAAGTATATATTGAGTAAAAACTGGCTGTAACCATAAACAGCATCTTCCACAGGAATAGTTCCCATTCTGATCCCTATAAAGTCATCAGGATTATAATTAACAACCGGCGAAGGAATTAAAGATCCTGTCAGGATTCCATTAACTGCAAAAAAGCCGGGCATTAAAACCAGATATACAAAGCTGGCCTTTCCAATCCATTCTTTTTGGGCTATAAAATGCAGATAGCAAAGTGTAAGTATCGTTACAATTACCGTCAGCAAAGTATATATTCTTTCATAATAAAGAAGTCCTACGACACCGAGAACAATAACAGATGTAAATACTATGACATTATTAAAAGCATTAGCCAAAGCCAGCGTATAAAATTTTTCAAAGCAATAGTAAGTAAAAACACAGGAGAAAGGAATGCAGTAAAAAAACAGCCATTCTTCAATGGGAAGCCCTGCTATTTTAAACCCCAGGGTATAATTGAGATCAAACCACCATACTCCTTTTGCAGTAAACACAATATCCCAGATAATAAAAGGAATGGCCACGATGGTTGAAGAAACCAGAAACTTTCCGAAAAGCTTATTAAACTGTATCCTTCCGTCAAAAGAGGCCAAAAAGCAAATAATGACGGTGAAAAAATTAATCAGTATGTAAGTATAAGACATCATTTTTTATTGAAATACATT
Coding sequences:
- a CDS encoding Crp/Fnr family transcriptional regulator produces the protein MKKTISCMNIDTKILYSFGSETLLYKPKEFIFNEGEHSQYYYQIISGKVKLNTFTENGKEFIHNILGKNQSFGDPLLFIDKLYPTNAVSLQTTEVVRLSKNNFMEMLKSHPDLSLEMNMCLSQRLYYNSLMVRNMASADPVQRLKGLLDYLKSYHDGDCQQCFPIELTRQQIADLTGLRVETVIRTVKKMVSNEIIKLEGRKILY
- a CDS encoding SDR family oxidoreductase — translated: MEKILLTGATGYIGKRMISVIAAQGYKVICCCRDVNRFETGMDIDDKRIEVIEVDFLKPETLKNIPEDISGAYYLMHSMSTAEDYEDSEKKCASNFSEYIERTQCKHIVYLSGLVNEKQLSKHLSSRYQVEKILMEGKVPVTVLRAGIIIGSGSASFEIIRDLVEKLPVMIAPKWLYTKCQPIGIANVLDFLIFVLFKEQAYRKDFDIGCDDVLTYKDMLLKFAEVRGLKRTIFTLPVMTPKLSSYWLYFITSTSYNLAKALVGSMKVEVVCRPESLARIKSITQIQPFSYETALKRTLAKIQSNEIISSWKDSFISSRNDSTLKQYQDVPKFGCFTDLRSEEYDNREACVNRIFELGGKNGWYGQGLWKIRGFIDKLFSGPGLRRGRRHPSDLKEGDALDFWRVLYADRREGRLILLAEMKLPGEAWLMFKVHKNKLWQKAVFRPKGLWGRMYWFMVLPFHGFIFKGMIKKLCGSK
- the ribA gene encoding GTP cyclohydrolase II, producing the protein MLKIQAQSKIPTDFGIFTVYAFSENEKDWSPHLVWVAENTDFTGTVNVRFHSECITGEVFHSKKCECGQQLDAAMKYMSENGGVIIYLRQEGRNIGIINKLRAYALQEEGFDTVEANLKLGLPADGRNFDIAVEMLNILEISEINLLTNNPDKIRSIENSGIVLNSRIPLEIDSNEVNESYLAKKKIYFGHLLEKI
- a CDS encoding lipocalin family protein, which gives rise to MKNRIIFTLLISFGLLHGVISCSSMPEKAKPVSHFDVNRYLGTWYEIARFDYRFEKDLDNAMAQYSLNKDGSVKVVNSGYNFKKNKWVSADGTAKFRGDRNTAALKVSFFGPFYAGYNVIALEDYKYALVAGKNLDYLWILSREKVIPEHIKQNFISKAQEIGYDTSRLIWVKQDKKSPFDK
- a CDS encoding lycopene cyclase domain-containing protein encodes the protein MMSYTYILINFFTVIICFLASFDGRIQFNKLFGKFLVSSTIVAIPFIIWDIVFTAKGVWWFDLNYTLGFKIAGLPIEEWLFFYCIPFSCVFTYYCFEKFYTLALANAFNNVIVFTSVIVLGVVGLLYYERIYTLLTVIVTILTLCYLHFIAQKEWIGKASFVYLVLMPGFFAVNGILTGSLIPSPVVNYNPDDFIGIRMGTIPVEDAVYGYSQFLLNIYFFKKITKNEK